One Mya arenaria isolate MELC-2E11 chromosome 7, ASM2691426v1 genomic window carries:
- the LOC128240635 gene encoding lysM and putative peptidoglycan-binding domain-containing protein 1-like isoform X2 codes for MADEGAERRFFGEIVRNANTYGSTTKPRPKYAKFAKHDISRLDTLQGIALKYGATVEQIKRENKLWTNDSLFLREYLYIPITNENTHLIKDDWELLSSDEVRSRSNSELLNSNEDLGARGSDKTEPNVNVGESVNSAKSETAGMDFFSKYDSSIAALKSKVDKLEQNSSPAPSPPMTRLLDLESPYQITEKETAC; via the exons ATGGCGGACGAAGGAGCGGAAAGACGATTTTTTGGTGAAATAGTAAGAAATGCAAACACGTACGGTTCTACAACAAAACCTAGGCCCAAATACGCAAAGTTTgctaaacatgatatttctagGTTGGACACACTACAGGGAATCGCTCTTAAATATGGGGCAACAGtag AACAGATCAAACGAGAGAACAAACTATGGACAAATGACAGTTTATTTCTTcgtgaatatttatatattccaaTTACAAATGAGAACACTCATCTCATTAAAGATGATTGGGAACTACTTTCTTCGGACGAAGTAAGATCAAGGTCAAATAGCGAATTACTTAATAGTAATGAAGACTTGGGTGCTAGAGGAAGTGACAAAACTGAACCTAACGTTAATGTGGGTGAAAGTGTAAATAGTGCCAAAAGTGAAACTGCGGGCATGGactttttctcaaaatatgaTTCCAGtattgcagctttaaagagtAAAGTGGACAAATTGGAACAAAATTCTAG TCCAGCGCCTTCACCTCCCATGACAAGGCTTTTAGACCTTGAATCGCCTTATCAAATCACGGAAAAGGAAACAGCGTGTTGA